Proteins from a genomic interval of Sporolactobacillus sp. Y61:
- a CDS encoding succinate dehydrogenase cytochrome b558 subunit encodes MALADHEYARHRWHSLLGVVPVGLFLVVHLTVNYQATKGPGAFNNAAAFMESLPYLLFMEIVLIYLPILFHAIYGIYIAFTAKSNVRNFGFLRNWMFLLQRLSGLFLVIFIAWHVWETRVAMALGTPLNFDLMANVLGNTGIIVFYIIGILSAVFHFSNGLWSFCVHWGILVSPKSQRFGTYAALVIFVLLGYVGVRALFAFI; translated from the coding sequence ATGGCTTTGGCTGATCATGAGTATGCCAGACACCGTTGGCATTCTCTGCTTGGCGTGGTTCCTGTCGGGTTATTTCTGGTTGTGCATCTGACTGTCAATTATCAGGCAACAAAGGGGCCTGGTGCGTTCAACAATGCCGCGGCGTTTATGGAGAGTTTGCCGTACCTGCTGTTTATGGAGATCGTGCTGATTTATCTGCCGATTCTGTTCCATGCTATTTACGGCATCTATATTGCTTTTACCGCAAAAAGCAATGTCAGAAACTTCGGGTTTTTAAGAAACTGGATGTTCCTGCTGCAAAGATTATCGGGTTTATTTCTGGTCATCTTTATCGCATGGCATGTCTGGGAGACGCGGGTCGCCATGGCTTTAGGCACGCCGCTTAATTTTGACTTAATGGCAAATGTTCTGGGTAATACAGGTATTATCGTGTTTTATATTATCGGCATTTTGAGTGCTGTGTTCCATTTCTCAAATGGACTTTGGTCGTTCTGTGTCCATTGGGGAATACTTGTTTCTCCCAAATCTCAGAGATTCGGTACCTATGCAGCGCTTGTTATTTTTGTCCTGC